The following proteins are co-located in the Flectobacillus major DSM 103 genome:
- the parS gene encoding type II RES/Xre toxin-antitoxin system antitoxin: MARDDISSIYQKYAPQIKNNTAIVLSARNGLNANAFYDIFILSGFKKEQLAELFHTSTKTIQRYTQSNANLDVVSSEHALKLIALYQKGTEIFGNIEAFRNWVNKPAYGLGWQIPYDLMQTSGGIELIMEELIRIEYGDLA, encoded by the coding sequence ATGGCAAGAGACGACATTTCGAGCATTTACCAAAAGTATGCTCCTCAAATAAAAAATAATACAGCCATTGTACTAAGTGCTCGCAATGGCCTGAATGCCAATGCCTTTTACGATATTTTCATATTGTCTGGTTTCAAAAAAGAACAATTGGCCGAGCTTTTTCATACCTCTACCAAAACGATACAACGCTACACTCAGTCAAATGCCAATCTTGATGTTGTAAGTAGCGAGCATGCCCTTAAACTGATCGCCCTTTACCAAAAAGGTACTGAAATTTTTGGCAATATTGAGGCTTTCCGCAATTGGGTTAATAAGCCTGCTTATGGATTAGGCTGGCAAATACCTTACGACTTGATGCAAACTTCTGGAGGTATCGAACTTATCATGGAAGAATTAATTAGAATCGAATACGGAGATTTAGCCTAG
- a CDS encoding Brp/Blh family beta-carotene 15,15'-dioxygenase, with the protein MTKLLKGIAYNPMIVTIVLGIILLIFQEIKGELTVWIQIFFAFGFVFFIGIPHRVMDIWLEQEHQRRAGKPFNKILFYIRYIISIALLSTLWYFVPTLSIILFLLLTAWHIGESDLKNVPANNILWTWTRFVYGLFIVSWLFLLHGSQASILWASITKQDYFMMQIWLLLNAYSNTIITTLGVMLTLLLLLVQWKFEMPLELKKVVFLISILVISAWLPLLPAIGLYFGGWHAVNAFSDAHRYFLPQGRSILTAFQLWLHIMPLTLVAVFLTLGYAYFWASYAKSMNPIPILYLLVACTILPHQLLISQLNKQDKSIR; encoded by the coding sequence GTGACTAAATTGTTGAAAGGTATTGCTTACAATCCTATGATTGTAACAATTGTTTTGGGAATCATTTTATTGATTTTTCAGGAAATAAAAGGAGAATTGACTGTTTGGATACAGATTTTTTTTGCATTTGGGTTTGTATTTTTTATAGGCATTCCGCATCGTGTTATGGACATCTGGCTAGAGCAAGAGCATCAGCGACGTGCAGGAAAACCTTTTAATAAGATACTATTTTATATAAGATATATTATTTCGATTGCTTTGCTAAGTACCTTATGGTATTTTGTTCCGACACTGAGTATTATATTGTTTTTGTTGCTAACAGCATGGCATATTGGTGAATCCGACCTGAAAAATGTTCCTGCCAACAATATTTTGTGGACTTGGACACGGTTTGTTTATGGGTTGTTTATTGTTTCGTGGCTGTTTTTATTGCATGGCTCACAAGCAAGTATATTATGGGCAAGCATTACTAAACAAGACTACTTTATGATGCAAATATGGCTATTGCTCAATGCCTATAGCAATACCATTATTACAACTTTGGGGGTTATGCTTACTTTGTTGTTGTTGTTAGTACAGTGGAAGTTTGAGATGCCATTGGAGTTGAAGAAAGTAGTATTCTTAATTTCTATTTTGGTAATTTCGGCATGGTTGCCACTATTACCTGCCATAGGCTTATATTTTGGAGGTTGGCATGCGGTCAATGCTTTTTCCGATGCTCATCGTTATTTTTTGCCTCAGGGAAGAAGTATTCTGACAGCCTTTCAACTGTGGTTGCATATTATGCCTCTTACATTAGTAGCTGTATTTTTGACTTTGGGATATGCCTATTTTTGGGCAAGTTATGCCAAAAGTATGAACCCTATTCCAATTTTATATTTGTTGGTAGCCTGTACTATTTTACCTCACCAGTTGCTAATTAGCCAGCTTAACAAACAAGACAAAAGTATTCGATAA
- a CDS encoding flippase, whose amino-acid sequence MANNYWLKSGFLNILQSLTGVLFGFGGFYMLVRILDKNHFGAWTLFMTTISILEVMRNGLTGNALVKFLSGASPEEHPKIITASATISASLTGLCVILNFVFAHQLSILWKTPELELMFYVHNITFILSGILALFNSVEQAHLQFSGVFMTSFIRQAILFGYIVVCYTLNYATPLMYLVYAQIAGIAVSTIMGYIYARKHLVYERKLFPEWIKKLFNFGKYTFGTSVSSILSGTIDQMMLGAMLSPVASGAFNVAVRITNLIEIPTGAIANIVFPQSAKRIETHGLDGVRYLYEKSVGTILALVIPAIIFLYAFSGFIVNIIAGGKYEDSIPLLKITLLYCIFVPFGRQFGIIIDSIGKTRLTFSVVLLTASINIGMNYFLIGSQGVMGAAHATLYSNIIGFIIGQFILYKELKVNVFHPFIYAFRFYPEFYQQHVKPRIFKNR is encoded by the coding sequence ATGGCTAATAACTACTGGCTCAAGTCTGGTTTTCTGAATATTTTACAAAGCCTTACAGGGGTACTATTTGGCTTTGGAGGGTTTTATATGTTGGTAAGGATACTCGACAAAAACCATTTTGGAGCCTGGACGCTCTTCATGACTACCATTTCTATCTTGGAAGTAATGAGAAATGGCCTTACAGGCAATGCCTTGGTCAAGTTTCTTTCGGGAGCAAGCCCCGAAGAACACCCCAAAATTATTACGGCATCGGCTACTATTAGTGCTTCATTAACGGGGCTTTGTGTGATTCTCAATTTTGTTTTTGCTCATCAGCTCAGTATTCTCTGGAAAACACCCGAATTGGAGCTGATGTTTTATGTCCACAATATCACCTTTATTTTGTCGGGAATATTAGCGTTGTTCAATAGTGTAGAACAGGCTCATTTACAATTCAGTGGGGTATTTATGACCTCTTTTATCAGACAGGCTATCTTGTTTGGCTATATTGTGGTATGTTATACACTCAACTACGCCACACCACTCATGTACTTGGTATATGCCCAAATTGCAGGAATTGCCGTAAGTACCATAATGGGCTATATTTATGCTCGTAAACATTTGGTTTATGAGCGAAAACTTTTCCCTGAGTGGATAAAAAAGCTATTTAATTTTGGCAAATATACCTTCGGTACATCGGTAAGCTCTATTTTGTCGGGAACAATCGACCAAATGATGTTGGGGGCAATGCTTTCGCCAGTGGCTTCGGGGGCATTTAATGTAGCTGTCAGAATCACCAATCTTATCGAAATTCCTACAGGGGCGATTGCCAATATAGTATTTCCGCAAAGTGCCAAACGTATAGAAACTCATGGCCTCGATGGCGTACGTTATTTGTATGAAAAGTCGGTTGGAACGATATTGGCCTTGGTTATTCCTGCAATTATTTTTCTCTATGCGTTTTCAGGCTTTATTGTCAATATTATTGCAGGTGGCAAATACGAAGACTCTATTCCACTACTAAAAATCACATTGCTGTATTGTATTTTTGTGCCTTTTGGTCGTCAATTTGGTATTATTATAGATTCTATCGGCAAAACCCGCCTCACTTTTTCGGTGGTATTACTTACGGCCTCAATTAATATCGGAATGAACTATTTTCTTATTGGTTCTCAGGGTGTTATGGGTGCTGCTCATGCCACCTTGTACTCCAATATTATTGGTTTCATTATTGGTCAGTTTATTCTGTATAAAGAACTTAAAGTAAACGTTTTCCATCCGTTTATTTACGCTTTTCGGTTCTATCCCGAATTTTACCAACAACATGTAAAACCTCGAATTTTCAAAAATCGTTAA
- a CDS encoding MBL fold metallo-hydrolase — MIKIELGFIEKKNKPNAIQHLIVNHLYTLLFMIMLSKKIINTIALTLSSMALLAQTPSFEVVPLGVKGGTDERNLSSYLLAPTGTTQYIALDAGTIYAGLEKAVAQKTFKITAPQALRQYIKGYFISHAHLDHVSGLIINSPGDSAKTVYATQDCMTMMQNHYFNDKTWVNFGDSGVGFPLKKYHFETLIPEREIPVTNTEMTVKAFTLSHIHPYQSTAFLVKSQDSYALYLGDTGPDALEKGHNLQNLWKNIAPLIQSKQLKGIFIEVSFPNEQPDKLLFGHLTPNWLMQEMQVLADLAGKEAVKGLNIIVTHIKPPLSSEKKIIQQLKQNNPLGLKLIFPQQGKRFNL; from the coding sequence ATGATTAAAATAGAATTAGGCTTCATTGAAAAGAAGAATAAGCCCAACGCTATCCAACATCTCATTGTCAATCATCTGTACACATTATTATTCATGATTATGTTATCAAAGAAAATCATCAACACGATTGCCCTTACCTTGTCGAGTATGGCATTGCTGGCTCAAACGCCAAGCTTTGAGGTTGTGCCTTTGGGAGTAAAAGGCGGTACCGACGAGCGTAATTTATCGTCGTATTTGCTTGCACCTACGGGTACTACACAATATATCGCCTTAGATGCGGGTACGATTTACGCAGGCCTCGAAAAAGCTGTTGCTCAAAAAACCTTTAAAATAACTGCCCCACAGGCCTTGCGACAGTATATCAAAGGGTATTTTATTTCGCATGCTCATCTCGACCACGTTTCGGGGCTAATTATCAATTCGCCTGGCGATTCGGCCAAGACTGTTTACGCTACCCAAGACTGTATGACTATGATGCAAAATCATTATTTTAATGATAAAACATGGGTCAACTTTGGCGATTCGGGCGTAGGTTTTCCCTTGAAAAAATACCATTTTGAAACCTTAATTCCCGAACGAGAAATTCCAGTAACCAATACTGAAATGACCGTTAAAGCGTTTACATTAAGTCATATACACCCTTATCAGAGTACAGCATTTTTGGTAAAAAGTCAAGATAGCTATGCTTTGTATTTAGGCGATACCGGCCCCGATGCTTTGGAAAAAGGGCATAACCTCCAAAATCTTTGGAAAAACATAGCCCCACTGATTCAATCTAAGCAGCTCAAGGGTATCTTTATTGAAGTATCTTTTCCAAACGAACAGCCCGACAAATTGCTTTTTGGCCACTTAACTCCCAACTGGTTGATGCAAGAAATGCAAGTATTGGCCGACTTGGCAGGGAAAGAGGCTGTAAAAGGCTTGAATATCATAGTAACACATATCAAGCCTCCGCTAAGTAGCGAGAAAAAAATTATACAGCAACTCAAACAAAATAATCCACTGGGATTGAAGCTGATATTTCCCCAACAAGGGAAAAGATTCAATTTGTAA
- a CDS encoding PQQ-dependent sugar dehydrogenase yields MKNTFLGFACFSMMAVLPSTSCKQDNTTKATVEVIAPSDEPKIKTNILLTNQEIIWGMDFLPNGDLLFTEKKGKIYRFSGGKVTELSGVPNNIFSDGQGGLLDIRVHPNYASNGWIYASFNSLGAGKATQLNLVRFKLQGNALTNLETVFTTEASNTWYGHNGSRIDFDDKGFLYLSVGEGGSTSYGGEGSANKNAQNTKVAWGKVHRMTDSGQVPSDNPILEGNTAPSTIYSYGHRNPQGLIFNPTTKEMWEAEHGPRGGDEVNIIQKGKNYGWPLVSYGINYDGKTIAKNPILEGTVAPIHQYTPSIGTCGIAFITSDKFKAWKGNLLVGGLAYQYLSRLEVNGNKIGKEHKMFENIGRVRNVKQGPDGNIYISVENPGRIIQIIPE; encoded by the coding sequence ATGAAAAATACCTTTTTAGGTTTTGCCTGCTTTTCGATGATGGCCGTATTGCCCTCAACTTCGTGCAAACAAGATAATACCACCAAAGCTACTGTAGAAGTAATAGCACCCAGCGATGAACCCAAAATCAAAACTAATATCTTGTTGACCAACCAAGAGATTATTTGGGGGATGGATTTTTTACCCAATGGGGACTTGTTGTTTACAGAGAAAAAAGGTAAAATTTACCGCTTTAGTGGTGGTAAAGTAACAGAGTTGTCGGGCGTACCGAACAACATCTTTTCTGATGGGCAAGGAGGCTTGTTAGATATTCGGGTACACCCCAACTATGCCAGCAATGGATGGATTTATGCCTCGTTCAATAGCTTGGGGGCTGGAAAAGCTACGCAGCTCAATTTGGTTCGTTTTAAGCTACAAGGTAATGCCTTGACCAACCTTGAAACTGTTTTTACGACAGAAGCTAGCAATACTTGGTACGGACACAATGGTAGTCGTATTGATTTTGACGATAAAGGCTTTTTGTATTTATCTGTAGGAGAGGGTGGTTCTACCAGTTATGGAGGCGAAGGCTCGGCCAATAAAAATGCTCAAAATACCAAAGTAGCTTGGGGAAAAGTACACCGTATGACCGACAGCGGGCAAGTACCAAGCGATAACCCAATTTTGGAAGGAAATACAGCTCCAAGTACTATTTATTCGTATGGTCATCGCAATCCACAAGGCTTGATTTTTAATCCTACTACCAAAGAAATGTGGGAGGCCGAGCATGGCCCTCGTGGCGGCGATGAAGTAAATATTATTCAAAAAGGTAAAAATTATGGCTGGCCTTTGGTTTCGTATGGGATTAACTACGATGGAAAAACGATTGCCAAAAATCCAATTTTGGAAGGTACTGTTGCTCCAATTCATCAATACACGCCATCGATTGGTACGTGTGGAATTGCCTTTATTACTAGCGACAAATTTAAGGCTTGGAAAGGTAATTTGCTTGTAGGGGGCTTGGCATATCAGTATTTGAGTCGCTTGGAAGTGAATGGTAATAAAATCGGAAAAGAACATAAAATGTTTGAAAATATCGGTCGTGTTCGTAACGTAAAACAAGGACCCGATGGCAATATCTATATTTCTGTTGAAAACCCCGGCCGTATTATTCAGATTATTCCAGAATAA
- a CDS encoding beta-galactosidase, translating into MKKIATLLLSLLSMIATAQQIKMDKLLYGVAYYDEYMPYDRLDKDIAMMKATGINVVRIAESTWGTMETQEGVFDFSHIDRVLDAMHKAHIKVIVGTPTYAIPTWLVKKYPDILAITKLGQNQYGARQNMDIANIHFREAAERMIRKMMEHIKNHPAIIGYQVDNETKAYNTAGPNVQKLFVAYCQQKFKTLDALNKAFGLDYWSNRINTWDDFPSTIGTINASLAAEFAKFQRKLVTDYLAWQTALVNEYKRPEQFVTQNFDLEWRGFSYGIQPDVDHFASSKALDIAGIDIYHPTQDALTGIEIAFGGDITRSMKAGKGYLVLETEAQGFPQWVPYPNQLRLQAFSHLASGANMVEYWHWYSIHNAIETYWKGLLSHDFEPNPTYLEAQTIGRDFEKLSPKLINLKKQNKVAFLFSNEALTAFNAFSFGWGAKENYNDILRPMYDALYKMNVEVDFVDPSSTNIEQYKVLVVPVLYAASNQLLERLNLFVKNGGHIVYTFKSGFSDENVKVRSSIQPGIINEACGIQYSQFTIPQQVSLNTTTYQVPNDQKQVNTWMELITPTTAQVMASYNHPVWGKYAAITQNQYGKGLATYIGCMTSRAITEKILEDVITKAGLWGIEQSLHFPLIIKSGQNQEGKTVRYIFNYSGEKQNIKFPFNKAKDLLSGKVLIKNQGVELEAWHSLILEEE; encoded by the coding sequence ATGAAAAAAATCGCAACCTTGTTACTCAGCTTGCTATCGATGATAGCTACAGCACAACAAATCAAAATGGATAAATTGTTATATGGCGTTGCTTATTACGATGAATATATGCCCTATGACCGTCTGGACAAAGATATTGCTATGATGAAAGCTACAGGTATCAATGTGGTCAGAATAGCTGAGTCGACATGGGGAACAATGGAAACCCAAGAAGGCGTTTTTGACTTTTCGCATATCGACCGTGTACTCGATGCCATGCACAAAGCCCATATCAAAGTAATCGTAGGAACACCCACTTATGCCATACCAACTTGGCTTGTAAAAAAGTATCCAGACATATTGGCTATTACAAAATTGGGACAAAACCAGTATGGTGCTCGTCAAAATATGGATATTGCCAATATACATTTTAGAGAGGCTGCCGAGCGGATGATTCGTAAAATGATGGAGCATATCAAAAACCACCCTGCTATTATTGGCTATCAGGTCGACAACGAAACCAAAGCCTATAATACGGCTGGCCCTAATGTTCAGAAGCTATTTGTAGCGTATTGTCAACAAAAATTCAAAACACTCGATGCCCTCAACAAAGCTTTTGGGCTCGACTATTGGAGCAATCGCATTAATACATGGGATGATTTCCCGTCTACCATCGGCACCATCAACGCCAGTCTGGCGGCAGAGTTTGCCAAATTTCAGCGCAAATTAGTAACTGATTACTTGGCTTGGCAAACGGCCTTAGTTAATGAATACAAACGCCCTGAGCAATTTGTCACCCAAAATTTCGACTTAGAATGGCGAGGGTTCTCGTATGGAATTCAGCCCGATGTTGACCATTTTGCTTCATCAAAGGCTTTGGATATTGCTGGTATTGATATTTATCACCCTACACAAGATGCCCTAACGGGTATTGAAATAGCCTTTGGAGGCGACATAACCCGCTCGATGAAAGCAGGAAAAGGCTATTTGGTACTCGAAACCGAAGCACAGGGTTTTCCTCAATGGGTGCCTTATCCAAACCAATTGCGTTTACAAGCCTTTAGTCATTTGGCCTCAGGAGCCAACATGGTCGAATATTGGCATTGGTATTCTATTCATAATGCCATAGAAACTTACTGGAAAGGTTTGCTGAGCCACGACTTTGAACCCAATCCTACTTATTTAGAAGCCCAAACCATAGGCCGTGATTTTGAAAAACTTAGTCCCAAACTCATCAATCTCAAAAAGCAGAATAAAGTAGCGTTTCTATTTAGTAACGAAGCCCTTACAGCTTTTAATGCCTTTAGTTTTGGCTGGGGAGCTAAAGAAAACTACAACGATATTCTCAGACCAATGTACGATGCACTCTATAAAATGAATGTCGAAGTTGATTTTGTAGACCCTTCTAGTACCAATATCGAGCAATACAAAGTGTTGGTTGTACCCGTTTTATATGCGGCTTCTAATCAGCTATTAGAGCGACTCAATCTGTTTGTGAAAAATGGAGGACATATTGTTTATACCTTTAAAAGTGGGTTTTCCGACGAAAACGTTAAAGTTAGGAGCAGTATACAACCCGGTATTATCAACGAAGCCTGTGGTATTCAGTATAGCCAATTTACTATTCCTCAGCAGGTATCGCTCAATACTACTACATACCAAGTACCCAACGACCAAAAGCAGGTAAATACATGGATGGAGCTTATTACACCCACGACTGCCCAAGTAATGGCATCGTATAATCATCCTGTTTGGGGCAAATACGCCGCTATTACCCAAAATCAATATGGCAAAGGTTTGGCTACTTATATTGGCTGTATGACCAGCCGAGCTATTACCGAAAAAATCTTGGAGGATGTTATAACAAAAGCAGGACTTTGGGGAATCGAACAAAGCTTACATTTTCCCTTAATTATTAAATCTGGACAGAATCAAGAAGGAAAAACGGTTCGATATATTTTTAATTATTCAGGAGAAAAACAAAACATCAAATTTCCATTCAACAAAGCCAAAGACCTTTTGTCGGGAAAAGTACTTATCAAAAATCAGGGTGTCGAGCTAGAGGCATGGCATAGCTTGATTCTGGAAGAAGAATGA
- a CDS encoding glucoamylase family protein — MKKSPFINILWLIILLFSCKKDEPNNPIVPPAPSSFSFNTLKVDGVFNGFDYKNTSTSPIIKLSFAAVIDKNSIANGISFRNTSGLTIPYSTSFEQNDSTLVIQPSQPLDYLTKYTIAVNNSLLSNKGGKLLSEFSISLTTNIDIKDKFTRISDEQLLDKVQQQTFKYFWDFGHPVSGLARERNTSGDIVTSGGSGFGIMALIVGIERNFISRQEGLSRLNTMVDFLQNKAQRYHGAFPHWLNGATGQTIAFSTKDNGADLVETSYLIQGLLTARQYFNQNTTTENNLRNRINQIWQDVEWDWFTQNNQEVLYWHWSPTYNWDMNMKIAGWNESLITYLLAAASPSHTISKAVYDKGWARNGQMANNTSYYGIKLPLGPTLGGPMFFAHYSFLGINPNGLSDQYANYGEQNKAHALINYNYCKANPKQYAFYGENCWGLTASDNENGYAAHEPTNDLGVISPTAALASFPYTPNESMKALHFFYYTLGDKIWKEYGFVDAFNMNKLWFANSFLAIDQGPIIIMIENHRTQLLWKLFMSAPEVQNGLSKLSFKTM; from the coding sequence ATGAAAAAATCCCCCTTCATCAACATACTATGGCTGATTATTTTGCTTTTTTCTTGTAAAAAAGATGAGCCTAATAACCCTATAGTACCCCCAGCACCATCTTCATTTAGTTTTAATACGCTAAAAGTTGATGGTGTTTTTAATGGATTTGACTATAAAAATACCAGTACCTCTCCTATTATCAAATTATCGTTTGCAGCCGTAATTGACAAAAATAGCATTGCCAACGGCATCTCTTTCCGAAATACCAGTGGTTTGACGATTCCATATAGTACCAGTTTTGAACAAAACGACAGTACCCTTGTAATTCAACCAAGCCAACCACTCGACTACCTTACCAAATATACCATAGCCGTTAATAATAGCTTACTTTCTAACAAAGGCGGAAAATTACTTTCAGAATTTAGTATCAGTCTTACTACCAATATTGATATAAAAGACAAATTTACTCGTATTTCAGACGAGCAACTACTCGACAAAGTACAACAACAAACTTTCAAATACTTCTGGGATTTTGGTCATCCTGTTTCGGGGCTTGCCCGTGAGCGTAATACTTCAGGCGACATTGTAACCTCGGGTGGTTCTGGATTTGGTATTATGGCCTTGATTGTTGGTATTGAACGCAATTTCATTTCTCGTCAAGAAGGACTCAGCCGACTCAACACAATGGTAGATTTTCTGCAAAATAAAGCACAACGCTATCATGGGGCATTTCCCCACTGGCTAAATGGAGCAACAGGCCAAACCATTGCTTTTAGTACAAAAGACAATGGTGCCGACCTTGTCGAAACCTCCTACCTAATACAAGGCTTGCTGACTGCTCGGCAATATTTTAACCAAAATACTACCACAGAAAATAACCTACGAAACCGTATCAACCAAATTTGGCAAGATGTAGAATGGGACTGGTTTACCCAAAACAACCAAGAGGTTTTGTACTGGCACTGGTCACCCACTTATAACTGGGACATGAACATGAAAATTGCAGGCTGGAACGAATCCTTAATTACATATCTCTTGGCAGCCGCATCGCCTTCTCATACTATTAGTAAAGCTGTTTATGACAAAGGTTGGGCTAGAAATGGACAAATGGCCAACAATACTAGTTATTATGGCATCAAGCTTCCGCTGGGGCCTACTTTGGGTGGTCCTATGTTTTTTGCACACTATTCTTTTTTAGGAATCAACCCCAACGGCCTGTCTGACCAATATGCCAATTATGGCGAACAAAATAAAGCACATGCCCTTATCAATTATAATTATTGTAAGGCCAATCCTAAGCAATATGCTTTTTATGGCGAAAATTGCTGGGGACTCACAGCCAGCGATAACGAAAATGGCTATGCTGCCCACGAGCCTACCAACGACCTAGGTGTGATTAGTCCAACGGCAGCACTGGCTTCTTTTCCCTACACACCTAACGAATCAATGAAAGCCCTACACTTTTTTTACTATACCCTTGGCGACAAAATCTGGAAAGAATATGGCTTTGTCGATGCCTTCAATATGAATAAACTTTGGTTTGCTAATTCTTTTTTGGCAATAGACCAAGGCCCTATCATTATCATGATTGAAAACCATCGTACCCAACTACTTTGGAAACTTTTTATGTCTGCACCTGAAGTACAAAATGGCCTCTCTAAACTTTCATTTAAAACGATGTAA
- a CDS encoding LamG domain-containing protein, whose product MKIFKNKLLVAGLLGSSLCLSSCYEKFDASSYAPAVSIGGFTSTTEISPSNLVGYWSFDNNYADAVSKTAGENTGTTFANGIKGASIVGSDNKYVVSNVSNAVQNLTSFTVTSWVNTKKNDKGIVGLLDIANPDSFWGNLTIFLENGATDTKGLLKIHVNNNGKDAWLGNYDLNNFWNTWTNIAVSYDETTSTFKVFVNGNKIATQVVAGFGALKFQKPTKMVFGTVQFQTSPSLNGGEKQSWASYLNGQLDEVRIYNKALNENEVNALVKLEGRGK is encoded by the coding sequence ATGAAAATTTTCAAAAATAAATTGTTGGTAGCGGGACTGTTGGGTTCATCGCTATGTTTATCGTCGTGTTACGAAAAGTTTGACGCATCTAGTTATGCTCCAGCCGTATCTATCGGAGGCTTTACGAGTACTACCGAAATTTCGCCTAGCAATCTTGTGGGGTACTGGTCGTTCGACAATAATTATGCTGATGCTGTTTCTAAAACGGCTGGCGAAAATACAGGAACTACCTTTGCCAATGGTATCAAAGGAGCGTCAATCGTAGGCTCTGACAACAAATACGTAGTAAGCAATGTTAGTAATGCAGTTCAAAACCTAACAAGCTTTACCGTAACATCGTGGGTTAATACCAAGAAAAATGACAAAGGAATTGTTGGTTTATTGGACATCGCCAATCCTGATTCTTTCTGGGGAAATTTAACAATTTTCTTGGAAAACGGTGCTACTGATACCAAAGGCTTACTCAAAATCCATGTGAATAACAATGGAAAAGATGCTTGGTTGGGCAATTATGACCTTAACAATTTCTGGAATACTTGGACAAATATTGCGGTTTCTTACGACGAAACAACGTCTACGTTTAAAGTATTTGTGAATGGCAATAAAATTGCTACTCAGGTAGTAGCTGGTTTTGGAGCATTAAAATTCCAGAAACCTACCAAAATGGTTTTTGGAACAGTTCAGTTCCAAACTTCTCCAAGTTTGAATGGTGGAGAAAAACAAAGTTGGGCAAGCTACCTCAATGGGCAGCTCGACGAAGTGAGAATTTATAACAAAGCCCTCAACGAAAACGAAGTCAATGCTTTAGTAAAGCTTGAAGGCCGAGGAAAATAA